A region of Bombilactobacillus folatiphilus DNA encodes the following proteins:
- a CDS encoding pseudouridine synthase, translating into MERLQKLIAEAGVTSRRKAEELIVNGRVQVNGQVVKQLGSKFTTQDLIEVDGIAIERSPKVYLMFYKPRGVISSVHDEKGRKVVTDYFKDIIDTRIYPVGRLDYDTSGLLLLTNDGDLTNHLLHPHNQVNKVYIAKISGVVTSRALEQLRHGVKVNGRKTAPAKSEIMSVDRKKQTSLVKLVIHEGMNHQVKEMFKQVGFNVVKLRREQVGFLTLNGLVSGDWRFLTNDEVKALKKL; encoded by the coding sequence TTGGAACGATTACAAAAATTAATTGCAGAAGCTGGTGTAACTTCACGCAGGAAAGCTGAAGAACTAATTGTTAACGGACGTGTGCAAGTTAATGGTCAAGTAGTTAAGCAATTAGGAAGTAAATTTACGACGCAAGATTTAATTGAAGTTGATGGGATTGCCATTGAACGTAGTCCTAAGGTATATCTAATGTTTTATAAGCCACGCGGTGTTATTTCATCAGTTCATGATGAAAAGGGACGTAAAGTCGTGACGGATTATTTTAAGGATATTATTGATACACGGATTTATCCTGTGGGACGTTTGGATTATGATACGTCTGGTTTATTGTTGTTGACGAATGATGGTGATTTAACCAATCATTTACTGCATCCGCATAATCAAGTTAATAAAGTTTATATTGCTAAAATATCGGGTGTAGTAACTTCTAGGGCTTTGGAACAATTACGTCATGGTGTCAAAGTTAATGGTCGGAAGACGGCTCCTGCAAAATCTGAAATTATGAGTGTAGATCGTAAAAAGCAAACTTCTTTAGTTAAGTTAGTGATTCATGAAGGGATGAATCACCAAGTCAAAGAAATGTTTAAACAAGTTGGCTTTAATGTGGTAAAATTACGACGTGAGCAGGTTGGCTTTTTAACGTTAAATGGGTTAGTATCTGGCGACTGGCGCTTTTTAACTAATGATGAAGTCAAGGCTCTCAAAAAATTATAA
- a CDS encoding ECF transporter S component, which translates to MERNKLARNKLIGGGILAALAALIMFIGIPIIPGFSFLKLDFSDVVVLLAFYLYGMSTGTLVALCKVLVHWLLTGMGLPGIIGDFSSLVSSLAFIIPIILLLQHHQKPLLAYTCGTLSLTIFLSLANYFILMPIYMAVLNFNIGMPIAKYVLYGVIPFNLVKGVILSILSILLTHRLKLLKFK; encoded by the coding sequence ATGGAAAGAAACAAATTGGCACGCAATAAACTAATTGGTGGAGGAATTCTAGCAGCGTTAGCGGCTTTGATAATGTTTATTGGTATTCCCATTATTCCCGGATTTTCTTTTTTGAAGTTAGATTTTAGTGATGTTGTGGTTTTATTAGCTTTTTATCTTTATGGAATGTCAACAGGAACTTTGGTAGCTTTATGTAAAGTTTTAGTACATTGGTTACTAACAGGGATGGGTTTGCCAGGAATTATTGGTGATTTCTCGTCTTTAGTCTCCAGTTTAGCTTTTATTATTCCAATTATTTTACTATTACAACATCATCAAAAACCATTGTTAGCCTATACTTGTGGGACATTGAGTTTAACAATTTTTCTGTCCTTAGCCAATTATTTTATTTTGATGCCAATATACATGGCAGTTTTGAACTTTAATATCGGAATGCCCATTGCTAAGTATGTTTTGTATGGTGTAATTCCTTTTAATCTGGTGAAGGGAGTTATTCTTTCTATTTTGAGCATCTTGTTAACTCATAGATTGAAATTATTGAAATTTAAATAA
- a CDS encoding LysM peptidoglycan-binding domain-containing protein: protein MSDKKPKLWESTFGDSDDDSDLIDKNQASEQSATDDAPKEYSRTHRHETQQSNKVLVWSLVVVLLAIMCLPVAWSAMSSGHHKTAVDSNNQVAVSSKPKSTKVKKQKPKKVASQLKPASSKKASEPSTVKRDDEHAADQNDKSEQSTANDTNNGNTSAQSSSETSNAGSATNNSSYYVVQAHDNAYRIALNHGMTTQQLYQLNGLNSNTVLRPGMQLRVR from the coding sequence ATGAGCGATAAAAAGCCCAAATTATGGGAATCAACGTTTGGTGACTCCGATGATGATTCTGATTTGATTGATAAGAATCAAGCATCAGAACAATCAGCGACTGATGATGCTCCTAAGGAATATTCTAGGACTCATCGTCATGAGACCCAACAAAGTAATAAAGTTTTGGTTTGGTCTTTAGTCGTTGTGTTGTTGGCTATTATGTGTTTGCCAGTTGCTTGGTCGGCAATGTCTTCAGGACATCATAAAACTGCAGTTGATAGTAATAATCAAGTGGCTGTAAGTTCCAAGCCTAAAAGTACTAAAGTTAAAAAACAAAAGCCTAAAAAAGTAGCATCACAATTAAAACCAGCGTCTAGTAAAAAAGCTAGTGAGCCATCAACGGTTAAACGTGATGATGAACATGCGGCAGATCAAAATGATAAATCAGAACAGTCTACAGCTAATGATACGAATAATGGTAATACTAGTGCGCAGTCTTCGTCAGAAACATCAAATGCTGGATCTGCGACAAATAATTCTTCGTATTATGTTGTTCAAGCACATGATAATGCGTACCGAATTGCGCTGAATCATGGGATGACCACACAGCAGTTGTATCAACTAAATGGTTTGAATAGTAATACTGTTTTACGGCCTGGCATGCAATTGCGAGTTCGTTAA
- the cmk gene encoding (d)CMP kinase encodes MQIAIDGPASSGKSTIAKKVAQQLNFLYVDTGAMYRAATWLAQQNQVDFGDALKITLLLKKYPINFKLTKTQQLVFVGSTDVTQAIRTSIISQNVSQVSALEEVRHLLVQQQRDLANQNNVVMDGRDIGTVVLPQAQVKIFMTASVDERAQRRYQENLARNIKTPLDQLQQEIATRDYKDSHRKISPLKQAVDAILLDTTSLDIDQVVQKVLEIIQLNLNK; translated from the coding sequence ATGCAAATAGCGATTGACGGACCGGCTTCATCTGGCAAAAGTACGATTGCCAAAAAAGTTGCTCAGCAATTGAATTTTTTATATGTCGATACGGGGGCAATGTATCGAGCTGCAACTTGGTTAGCACAACAAAATCAGGTGGATTTTGGTGATGCTTTGAAAATTACTTTGCTATTAAAGAAATATCCTATAAATTTTAAATTGACGAAGACCCAGCAACTAGTATTTGTCGGCTCAACTGATGTGACCCAAGCAATACGTACGTCGATCATTTCGCAAAATGTTTCTCAAGTTTCGGCGTTAGAAGAAGTCCGGCATTTGCTGGTACAACAACAACGTGATCTAGCGAATCAAAACAATGTGGTCATGGACGGTCGAGATATTGGGACGGTTGTTTTACCCCAAGCGCAAGTGAAAATTTTTATGACAGCTAGTGTAGATGAACGAGCTCAACGACGTTATCAAGAAAATTTAGCCCGAAATATTAAAACTCCTTTAGATCAGTTGCAACAAGAAATTGCAACCAGAGATTACAAAGACTCGCATCGTAAAATATCACCATTAAAACAGGCAGTTGATGCAATTTTGTTGGATACGACTAGTCTAGATATTGATCAAGTGGTACAAAAAGTCTTGGAGATAATTCAGTTAAATTTGAATAAATAA
- the rpsA gene encoding 30S ribosomal protein S1, whose product MAEENNSINSMEQALDSFNQVQIGDVVTAEVLSIEDSQLIVGIDNSGVEGVVPLRELTSDRKADIHKLAQVGDKLELLVVRHSASDKEDGSFILSQRRIANRKAYGKMAELMSADTVVKGEVVGTVRSGLLVEVDGLRGFVPASMISDHFVRDFKSFVGQILDLKIIEVEPTKNRFVLSHKEIAAQERAQKESEIMANILPGDIIDAKVSRLTNFGAFVDLGGMDGLVHVSQISYDHVDRPADILKVGQDVKVKILDVDKDRGRVSLSIKAAQPGPWETIGEKFAAGDQIDGVVKRLTDFGAFVEVMPGIEGLVHVSQISWNHVDNPADVLKVGEKVHLKVLNVDPEQKRLGLSIKELTENPHSKAKEAKKDEQELDNYELPDEERGFALGDIVDEDSNN is encoded by the coding sequence ATGGCTGAAGAGAATAACAGCATAAATTCCATGGAGCAGGCACTGGATAGTTTTAATCAAGTGCAAATTGGCGATGTGGTTACAGCAGAGGTACTTTCAATTGAGGATAGTCAATTGATTGTTGGGATTGATAATTCTGGAGTTGAAGGGGTTGTACCACTGCGTGAATTAACTTCAGATCGGAAGGCTGATATTCACAAGCTAGCACAAGTTGGCGATAAATTAGAATTATTAGTCGTGCGGCATTCTGCGAGCGATAAAGAAGATGGCAGTTTTATTTTATCTCAACGGCGTATTGCTAATCGCAAAGCTTATGGCAAAATGGCTGAGTTGATGTCAGCTGATACGGTTGTTAAGGGTGAAGTTGTCGGGACAGTTCGTAGTGGTTTACTAGTTGAAGTTGATGGTTTACGTGGCTTTGTTCCAGCTTCGATGATTTCGGATCATTTCGTACGTGATTTCAAATCTTTTGTTGGTCAAATTTTGGATTTAAAAATTATTGAAGTGGAACCTACAAAAAATCGCTTTGTGTTGTCTCATAAAGAAATTGCAGCACAAGAAAGAGCACAAAAAGAATCTGAAATTATGGCTAATATTCTGCCTGGAGATATTATTGATGCTAAAGTTTCGCGTTTAACTAACTTCGGTGCTTTTGTGGATTTGGGTGGAATGGATGGTTTAGTTCATGTTTCACAAATTTCTTATGATCATGTCGATAGACCAGCAGATATCTTAAAAGTTGGTCAAGATGTGAAAGTCAAAATTTTAGATGTTGACAAAGATCGAGGACGAGTTTCGCTTTCAATAAAAGCCGCTCAACCAGGGCCCTGGGAAACTATTGGCGAAAAATTTGCAGCGGGTGACCAAATTGATGGTGTTGTGAAACGCTTAACTGATTTTGGCGCCTTTGTTGAAGTTATGCCTGGCATTGAGGGATTGGTTCACGTATCTCAAATTTCATGGAATCATGTAGATAATCCTGCTGATGTTTTAAAAGTGGGTGAGAAAGTGCATCTTAAAGTTTTGAATGTTGATCCTGAACAAAAACGTTTAGGTTTATCTATTAAGGAACTTACTGAAAATCCACATTCTAAAGCCAAAGAAGCGAAAAAAGATGAACAAGAATTAGATAATTACGAATTACCTGATGAAGAACGCGGTTTTGCATTAGGTGATATTGTGGATGAAGATTCCAACAATTAA
- the der gene encoding ribosome biogenesis GTPase Der — protein MEMPIVALVGRPNVGKSTLFNRIASERIAIVEDTPGVTRDRIYTHAEWLGKQFRLIDTGGITLEETTLNQEIKSQAEIAIDEADVLVMVVDARVGVVKEDETVARILYQAKKPVILAVNKADNLEQRQDIYEFYSLGLGEPYPVSGVHGTGMGDLLDQIIKTFPDDQFVDEDPAIRFSFIGRPNVGKSSLVNAILGEQRVIVSNQEGTTRDSIDTSFVDNFGQLYRMIDTAGIRKRGKVYENTEKYSVMRAMQAIDRSDVVVMVLDGAQGIREQDKRVAGLAHEAGRGVIIAVNKWDAVEHKDQKTMQEFTDYIYQEFRYLSYAPIIFVSALKNQRLAKIMELVTAVYENQHRRIQSALLNDLLLKATAIAPAPIVKGKRLKVYYLTQVSVGPPTFVAFVNDVELFHFSYERFIVNQLREMFDFTGTPIKIIARTRK, from the coding sequence ATGGAAATGCCAATTGTAGCGTTAGTTGGACGACCAAATGTTGGAAAATCCACATTGTTTAATCGTATTGCTAGCGAGCGAATTGCGATTGTAGAAGATACCCCCGGAGTAACCAGAGATCGAATTTATACGCACGCTGAGTGGCTTGGAAAGCAGTTTCGCTTAATTGACACTGGTGGGATTACTTTAGAGGAAACAACATTAAATCAAGAAATCAAGAGCCAAGCGGAAATTGCTATTGATGAAGCTGATGTTTTGGTCATGGTTGTGGATGCTCGCGTGGGTGTAGTCAAAGAAGATGAAACGGTTGCACGGATTTTATATCAGGCGAAGAAACCGGTGATTTTGGCAGTTAATAAGGCGGATAATTTAGAGCAACGACAGGATATTTACGAATTTTATTCTTTAGGTTTGGGTGAACCATATCCAGTGTCAGGTGTTCATGGTACAGGGATGGGAGATTTGTTAGATCAGATTATAAAAACTTTTCCTGATGATCAATTTGTTGATGAAGACCCGGCAATTAGATTTAGTTTTATTGGTCGTCCCAATGTTGGTAAATCGTCGCTGGTGAATGCAATTCTGGGTGAACAACGTGTCATTGTGTCTAATCAAGAAGGGACGACGCGAGATTCAATTGATACCAGTTTTGTGGATAACTTTGGACAACTTTATAGAATGATTGATACTGCGGGTATTCGTAAGCGTGGCAAAGTTTATGAGAATACAGAAAAGTATTCAGTGATGCGTGCTATGCAGGCTATTGATCGCAGTGATGTTGTGGTCATGGTCTTAGACGGTGCGCAGGGAATTCGTGAACAGGATAAACGTGTTGCTGGTCTCGCCCACGAAGCAGGGCGCGGAGTTATTATTGCCGTCAATAAATGGGACGCTGTGGAGCATAAAGATCAAAAAACAATGCAAGAGTTCACTGATTATATTTATCAGGAATTTCGTTATTTGAGTTATGCGCCAATCATATTTGTATCGGCTTTAAAAAATCAGCGTTTAGCTAAAATTATGGAACTAGTAACAGCTGTTTATGAGAATCAACATCGGCGGATTCAGTCAGCTTTATTAAATGACTTATTATTAAAAGCAACAGCGATTGCACCAGCTCCAATTGTGAAGGGCAAGCGCTTGAAGGTTTATTATTTAACACAAGTTAGTGTCGGACCGCCAACATTTGTGGCTTTTGTGAATGATGTTGAACTCTTTCATTTTTCCTATGAACGTTTTATCGTGAACCAACTGCGAGAGATGTTTGATTTTACGGGTACCCCAATTAAGATTATTGCAAGAACACGTAAATAA
- a CDS encoding HU family DNA-binding protein, with translation MANKAELIQSVAEKTGLTKKDSTAAVDAVFDSIQENLVKGEKVQLIGFGNFEVRHRAARKGRNPQTNAEITIPASDVPAFKPGKTLKDAVK, from the coding sequence ATGGCAAATAAAGCAGAATTAATCCAAAGTGTAGCTGAAAAAACAGGCTTAACTAAAAAGGATTCTACTGCTGCAGTGGATGCAGTTTTTGATTCCATTCAAGAAAACTTGGTCAAGGGCGAAAAAGTTCAATTAATTGGCTTTGGTAACTTTGAAGTTCGTCACCGTGCTGCTCGTAAGGGCCGTAATCCACAAACAAATGCAGAAATTACTATTCCTGCAAGTGATGTTCCAGCTTTCAAACCTGGTAAAACCTTGAAAGATGCAGTTAAATAA
- a CDS encoding tetratricopeptide repeat protein has product MSLSEQALAAFQEGAVNQGQELLEKALRKDSADDLYQLAQELQQLGLSVPAKQLYQFLLAQFPQEDILRVNLAEILISDGQIDSATDLLARVAPDSDAYVASLLVGADLYQTLGLYEVSEQKLLQALKLAPQEQVIQFAMAELYFNENKFAAAIDFYEQLLDQEITEFSGISVYQRLAAAQAGLGNYEAAIDNYSKTRAEFLNADSLYNYASLELEVKNYTKAQELIQQLLKLAPDYSSAYILQTRLYLAQNQPNKAYQAAQQGLSYDPYNELLYELGANAAQKLGQSDAAIALLKQGVKQMDAPNSLILALSQLYLTEEDYQENVDLLTQYQDQLQDDAQPQWNLGRSFAALEQSQKALEALLGVYETFKNNSAYLQDLILLLRQGDQPDLLKAAVQNYLQLDPDNLEMNDLWRELNSDYDN; this is encoded by the coding sequence ATGTCACTTAGTGAACAAGCTCTAGCCGCTTTTCAAGAAGGTGCAGTAAATCAAGGACAAGAGTTACTTGAAAAAGCATTACGTAAGGATAGCGCTGATGATTTATATCAATTGGCCCAAGAGTTACAACAATTAGGATTAAGTGTTCCAGCGAAGCAATTGTATCAATTTTTATTGGCGCAGTTTCCTCAAGAGGACATTTTACGAGTGAATTTGGCAGAAATTTTAATTTCAGATGGTCAAATTGATTCAGCTACAGATTTATTAGCGAGGGTGGCTCCAGATTCTGACGCTTATGTTGCATCATTGCTAGTAGGTGCAGATTTATATCAAACTTTGGGATTATACGAAGTTAGCGAACAAAAATTATTACAGGCTTTAAAATTAGCTCCACAAGAACAAGTGATTCAATTTGCGATGGCTGAGCTTTATTTTAACGAAAATAAATTTGCTGCTGCCATTGATTTTTATGAACAATTATTAGATCAAGAAATTACTGAATTCTCAGGAATTTCAGTTTATCAACGTTTAGCGGCAGCGCAGGCTGGTTTAGGCAATTATGAAGCTGCCATTGATAATTATTCTAAAACAAGAGCTGAATTCTTGAATGCGGACAGTTTATATAATTACGCTTCTTTAGAACTAGAAGTCAAAAATTATACTAAAGCACAAGAATTAATTCAGCAATTATTAAAATTAGCTCCAGATTATTCATCTGCTTATATTTTACAAACGCGGCTGTATTTAGCTCAAAATCAGCCCAATAAAGCTTATCAAGCAGCGCAGCAAGGATTAAGCTATGATCCTTACAATGAACTTTTATATGAATTAGGAGCTAATGCTGCACAAAAATTGGGGCAAAGTGATGCGGCAATTGCTCTATTAAAACAGGGTGTTAAGCAAATGGATGCACCCAATAGTTTGATTTTAGCCTTAAGTCAGCTTTATTTAACGGAGGAGGATTATCAAGAAAATGTTGATTTGTTAACACAATATCAAGATCAGCTCCAAGATGACGCACAACCGCAATGGAATTTAGGCCGTTCGTTTGCGGCTTTGGAGCAAAGTCAAAAAGCGTTAGAGGCGTTATTAGGCGTTTATGAAACTTTTAAAAATAATTCTGCTTATTTGCAGGATTTGATTTTGTTATTACGTCAAGGTGATCAACCTGATTTATTGAAAGCCGCGGTTCAAAATTATTTACAATTAGATCCTGATAATTTGGAAATGAATGACTTATGGCGGGAGTTGAATTCAGATTATGATAATTGA